From one Henningerozyma blattae CBS 6284 chromosome 1, complete genome genomic stretch:
- the PHO92 gene encoding mRNA-binding phosphate metabolism regulator (similar to Saccharomyces cerevisiae YDR374C; ancestral locus Anc_5.446) — MASTFFHSEEELLSFKYPTSSFSNETAQRDTIPRTNSINNGSQDYYSTQKELYRTNFTPRKSIEDCLKELDGYFQELSIQHSKFNNTLLPRRTDLESTSLNINEGLVSPTTPAFNLNTYPTPTETHNSNTPLNSLSASPPFAGFQRSDTISKYKSSSIGHGSHMDDEYNLFSPDLNNFDNNLDFTFLESPTLQNEPLNTSANINPYKQHSYLSSLSQNYLDNYCYGSDPKKYNSNNEKLQYLTHYLNSNYNPTIHENDLEISNIFSKTFDLSNDKSNSNNGNNGNNNNNNNNNNKNNTNFSNNISGPTSSNFGSATSTSTESHNTHNYNSRSSTNNGGSINFNLSEFNQISTTNTATTQSTITTNNTINNFNLSSNNTSFSYNQNWDSGPNQRRRNTIHNFNNYNLNSSEIDNKNRTVTSNEFNNTTINSKPRRKSLSIVPKWIDIPVGSRFFVIKSCSLEHIKKSFYNGIWSSTFFGNKRLSEAYEEITLSNTLKGSTSKIYLLFSVNASGKFCGVAEMTSNLLDEYDTSIWNDSKKFAKAFQVRWIIVRDIFNKYLKHFLLPSNDNKPVTNSRDTQEIPFSIGSSILKIFKSDLSTLESFLDDE, encoded by the coding sequence ATGGCATCTACTTTTTTCCATAGTGAAGAAGAACTTCTTTCCTTTAAATACCCTACCTCTTCATTCTCCAATGAGACTGCTCAGAGAGATACCATTCCAAGAACAAatagtattaataatggCTCTCAAGATTACTATTCCACACAGAAAGAACTTTATAGGACGAATTTTACACCAAGAAAATCGATTGAAGATTGtttgaaagaattagatGGATATTTTCAAGAGTTGAGTATTCAACATtctaaattcaataatacaCTTTTACCAAGAAGAACCGATCTTGAATCCACTTCTTTGAATATCAATGAAGGTTTAGTGTCACCCACTACTCCTGcttttaatttgaataCCTATCCAACTCCAACTGAAACTCATAATTCCAATACTCCTTTAAATAGTCTTAGTGCTTCTCCACCTTTTGCTGGTTTTCAAAGATCAGACACAATTTCGAAATATAAATCTTCAAGTATTGGCCATGGATCACATATGGATGATGAATATAACCTATTTTCTCCTGATTTAAACAATTTCGACAATAATTTGGATTTTACATTTTTGGAGTCTCCAACTTTACAAAATGAACCTCTAAATACATCGGCTAATATAAACCCATATAAACAGCATTCCTACCTTTCAAGTTTATCTCAAAATTACTTGGATAATTATTGCTATGGTTCTgatccaaaaaaatataattctaataatgaaaaattacaatatttgacacattatttgaattcaaattataatcCAACTATTCATGAAAATGATCTTGAAATatccaatattttttccaaaactTTTGATCtttctaatgataaatctaattcaaataatggtaataacggcaacaataacaacaacaacaataataataataaaaacaataccaatttttcaaataatatttcagGTCCCACTTCAAGTAATTTTGGTTCTGCGACTTCAACTTCCACTGAATCTCATAATACACATAATTATAACTCAAGATCTTCTACAAATAACGGTGGATCcattaactttaatttatctgaatttaatcaaatttCTACTACTAATACTGCTACAACTCAAAGTACAATCACTACAAACAATactataaataatttcaacttAAGTTCCAATAATACAAGTTTTTCATATAATCAAAATTGGGATAGTGGACCAAATCAAAGAAGACGTAACACTATccataattttaataattataatttgaattcttcagaaattgataataaaaatcgCACCGTTACatctaatgaatttaataataccaCTATTAACTCTAAACCAAGACGGAAAAGTTTATCAATTGTTCCAAAATGGATCGATATCCCTGTTGGATCAAGATTTTTCGTTATTAAATCATGTTCATTAGaacatattaaaaaatctttttaTAATGGTATTTGGTCATCAACCttttttggaaataaaagattatcTGAAGCTTATGAAGAAATTACTTTAAGCAACACATTGAAAGGGTCCACAagcaaaatttatttattattttctgtaAATGCATCTGGTAAATTTTGTGGTGTGGCTGAAATGACATCAAATCTTTTAGACGAATATGATACAAGCATTTGGAATGatagtaaaaaatttgCCAAGGCTTTCCAAGTAAGATGGATTATTGTAagagatatttttaataaatatttaaaacatttcTTATTACcttctaatgataataagCCTGTTACGAATTCCAGAGATACTCAAGAGATTCCATTTTCAATTGGTAGCTCAATCttaaagatttttaaatctGATTTAAGCACTTTGGAATCGTTTCTTGATGATGAATAA
- the CAT5 gene encoding putative monooxygenase CAT5 (similar to Saccharomyces cerevisiae CAT5 (YOR125C); ancestral locus Anc_5.445), whose amino-acid sequence MLINYGSLLLKSTIAAPQLRTFSVLVPLKAKPTSTNTNKGNDDKPTQKQTPRRSKYEAFNAPQKAYLDRVIRVDQAGELGANYIYRGQIFVLSRTHPHLKPLLQHMWEQEVHHHNTFNDMQLKNRVRPSLITPLWKLGAIAMGAGTAIISPEAAMACTEAVETVIGNHYNEQLRCLMKEYDVKKDDESFGIPPEIQNLIETIKLFRDQELEHLDIAITNDSQKAVPYMLITEGIKLVCKGAIWAAERV is encoded by the coding sequence ATGTTAATCAATTACGGGagtttattattgaaatcaaCAATTGCTGCTCCTCAATTACGTACATTTTCTGTATTAGTGCCATTAAAGGCTAAACCAACTTCCACTAATACAAACAAAGGAAATGATGATAAACCTACTCAAAAACAAACTCCCAGAAGATCTAAATATGAAGCTTTCAATGCTCCACAAAAGGCATATCTGGATCGTGTGATTCGTGTTGATCAAGCTGGTGAATTGGGTgcaaattatatttatcgTGGCCAAATCTTTGTTTTATCCAGAACTCATCCTCATTTAAAACCTTTATTACAACATATGTGGGAACAAGAAGTTCACCATCATAATACATTCAATGACAtgcaattgaaaaatagaGTTAGACCTTCATTAATTACACCATTATGGAAATTAGGTGCTATTGCTATGGGTGCGGGTACAGCCATTATATCGCCTGAAGCAGCAATGGCATGTACAGAAGCTGTGGAAACAGTCATTGGAAATCATTATAATGAACAATTGCGTTGTTTGATGAAGGAATATGATGTTAAAAAGGATGATGAAAGTTTTGGTATCCCACcagaaattcaaaatttaattgaaactATTAAATTGTTTAGAGATCAAGAACTAGAACATTTAGATATTGCAATTACCAATGATTCACAAAAAGCTGTTCCATACATGCTTATTACTGAAGGTATCAAACTTGTATGTAAAGGTGCAATTTGGGCAGCAGAAAGAGtttga
- the FRQ1 gene encoding frequenin (similar to Saccharomyces cerevisiae FRQ1 (YDR373W); ancestral locus Anc_5.444): MGAKASKLSKDDLTSLRQATYFDRREIQQWHKGFLRDCPTGQLTREDFIKTYKQFFPFGYPEEFAGHVFSVFDKDNNGSIDFKEFITVLSITSRGTLEEKLVWAFQLYDLNHDGYITFDEMLTIVSSIYKMMGSMVKLSPDEATPELRVQKIFKLMDKDEDGYITLEEFREGSKVDPSIIGALNLYDGLV, from the coding sequence ATGGGAGCTAAAGCatctaaattatctaaagaTGATTTAACAAGTCTAAGACAGGCAACTTATTTTGACAGAAGAGAAATTCAGCAATGGCATAAAGGATTTTTGAGAGATTGTCCAACTGGACAATTGACTCGTGAAGATTTTATAAAGACGTATAAACAATTTTTCCCTTTTGGTTATCCAGAAGAATTTGCAGGCCATGTATTTTCTGTATTTGACAAGGATAATAATGGTTCAATCGACTTTAAAGAATTCATTACAGTGCTAAGTATCACCTCTAGAGGAACTCTTGAAGAAAAACTGGTTTGGGCTTTCCAATTGTATGATTTGAATCATGACGGATATATCACTTTTGATGAAATGTTAACTATAGTATCAAGTATTTATAAAATGATGGGTTCCATGGTGAAATTAAGCCCCGATGAAGCCACTCCCGAATTAAGAGTACAAaagattttcaaattaatggataaagatgaagatggcTATATCACTCTCGAAGAATTTAGAGAAGGCTCGAAAGTTGATCCTTCAATAATTGGTgcattaaatttatatgatGGTTTGGtgtaa
- the VPS74 gene encoding Vps74p (similar to Saccharomyces cerevisiae VPS74 (YDR372C); ancestral locus Anc_5.442) → MPSLQHRHIGKYSTISSETYLNHYFDNAEDGDEFSVSTVSSRNNSDINITSNITTSTDSSSTINHHYIRNDSNFNSHYSLINPNGKHHLTKFDPEESISNNEIILPPLNLMEEIVLLGLKDKQGYLSFWNDNISYVLRGCILIELALRKKIKVIDDPVRNMYDVSARIIEVVMPITKTGNHLLDEALNMMAKERPESIMNWIDLLSGETWNVFKNNLQLKNVRERVSKGLVDKGILKNNTSNFLFFDMSTHPLVDIGSKESVKQRIFSILVPKHSYLLYNNYFPENVTFKIIRSLCLICCAYGADVLDDTLLTMNYDDSDNAFKKAEKLFETISDFPINLDQREGSGVPVDIIKDLQSELLQHSGESLYLEVVAGVLQVILRMDSLL, encoded by the coding sequence ATGCCTTCATTACAGCATCGTCATATAGGAAAATATTCCACCATTTCATCGGAGACATatctaaatcattattttgataatgCTGAGGATGGGGATGAATTTTCAGTCTCGACAGTGTCTTCTAGAAACAATagtgatattaatatcacAAGCAATATTACCACTTCTACAGATAGCAGTAGTACTATTAACCATCATTATATCAGGAATGACAGTAATTTCAATAGCCACTATAGCTTAATCAATCCTAATGGAAAACATCATTTGACCAAATTTGATCCAGAGGAATCTATctctaataatgaaatcaTATTACCTCCTTTGAATCTGATGGAAGAAATTGTACTTTTGGGTCTTAAGGATAAACAAGGTTACCTTTCCTTTTGGAATGATAACATCTCTTATGTATTAAGGGGATGTATATTAATCGAATTAGCTCTTcggaaaaaaattaaagtcATTGATGATCCTGTAAGAAATATGTATGATGTTTCTGCAAGAATCATCGAAGTAGTTATGCCAATTACAAAAACAGGTAATCATCTTTTGGACGAGGCTTTAAATATGATGGCGAAGGAAAGACCAGAATCTATCATGAATTGGATCGATCTATTGAGTGGAGAGACATGGAACGTCTTTAAgaataatttacaattgaaaaacGTCAGAGAAAGAGTTTCTAAAGGGTTAGTTGATAAGggtatattgaaaaataatacttctaattttttatttttcgaTATGTCAACACATCCTTTAGTTGATATTGGTTCCAAAGAATCGGTAAaacaaagaattttttccaTATTAGTACCTAAGCATTCATATTTgctttataataattacttCCCTGAAAATGTTACTTTCAAAATCATTAGATCGTTATGTCTCATATGCTGTGCATATGGTGCAGATGTACTAGATGACACTTTATTAACCATGAATTATGATGATTCAGATAATGCTTTTAAAAAAgcagaaaaattattcgaAACAATCTCTGATTTTCCCATTAATTTAGATCAACGAGAAGGTTCAGGGGTTCCTGTTGATATAATCAAAGATTTACAAAGTGAGTTGTTACAACATTCAGGAGAAAGTTTATATTTGGAAGTAGTCGCGGGAGTTCTTCAAGTAATTTTAAGAATGGATTCTCTGTTATAA
- the CTS2 gene encoding putative chitinase (similar to Saccharomyces cerevisiae CTS2 (YDR371W); ancestral locus Anc_5.441), translating into MRNDNKAYWRATIILTFIAITLITEMCFYDKLFNKKKEQQVLNQLQPPTKIEPLNNVDNEIKDNKNTNLTVANPQGYTSGVYYSNWSPYSPRKHFPHDIDFSRISHVYYSFFLVNGDNGKVELGDKWSDIEMDLYKPLSIKLGKLKNKVDVYEEPQTQSTIKTNLPKGCIGEFFYLRNSKLLPTINTENSKNFKMIMTIGGWSNRDSFPKMAKSPQKIHNFVTSAIEMMFEYGFDGIDLDWEFPKNNTQEPAVYLKIMQQLRQGMNELEEEIYKNSAVPVEERKHFQLSVASPAFEEKLSVLPIKEMNKVLDYWNMMTYDYNGEWSEKTGYHSNLYDGSKVKHDEEVLNADSAIKYMIETQGVEPNKLVLGLAGYGRGYTNVNVNHIQGFGKNNKERELTGDEVFIDLEYKGVGGESEGEPGMWMYNQLPIKGSIEQFDPKFVSAYCYDLKTNTLVTYDNVESMNVKGQYVKDKGLAGGFMWESCGDVHDNPKRSLITAFTNELGKIKKQESSIFQDEKTFEFYLEEFGNEGYLSEAIAKLLNKDKM; encoded by the coding sequence atgagaaatgataataaagcTTATTGGAGAGCCACTATCATATTAACTTTCATTGCTATAACATTAATTACGGAAATGTGTTTctatgataaattatttaataaaaaaaaagaacaacaagttttaaatcaattacaGCCACCAACAAAAATTGAGCCACTAAATAATGTTGACAACgaaataaaagataataagaACACCAATTTAACTGTTGCTAATCCACAAGGATATACCTCGGGAGTTTATTATTCGAATTGGTCACCTTATTCTCCTAGAAAACATTTCCCACatgatattgatttttcaagaatttctcatgtatattattcattttttttagttaatGGTGATAATGGTAAAGTTGAATTAGGGGATAAATGGTCTGATATTGAGATGGACCTATATAAGCCattatctattaaattaggtaaattaaaaaataaagtcgATGTATATGAAGAACCACAGACTCAATCAACAATTAAAACTAATTTACCAAAAGGTTGTATTGGtgaatttttctatttaagaaactctaaattattaccaaCTATAAATACTGAAAACtcaaagaattttaaaatgattATGACCATTGGTGGTTGGTCAAATCGTGATAGCTTCCCAAAGATGGCTAAATCTCCACAAAAAATCCATAATTTTGTAACATCTGCTATTGAAATGATGTTTGAATATGGGTTTGATGGTATTGATTTGGATTGGGAATTCcctaaaaataatacacaAGAACCAGCagtttatttgaaaattatgcAACAATTAAGACAAGGAATGAATGAATTAGAAGaggaaatatataaaaactCAGCTGTCCCAGTAGAAGAGCGTAAGCATTTCCAATTATCAGTAGCATCGCCAgcatttgaagaaaaactAAGCGTATTaccaattaaagaaatgaaTAAAGTATTAGATTATTGGAATATGATGACTTATGATTATAATGGAGAATGGTCGGAGAAAACAGGATATCACAGTAATTTATATGATGGTTCAAAAGTAAAACACGACGAAGAAGTGTTGAATGCAGATTCAGctataaaatatatgattGAAACACAAGGTGTTGAGCCAAATAAATTAGTGCTCGGGTTAGCTGGGTACGGTAGAGGTTATACTAATGTTAATGTTAACCATATACAAGGCTTTGgcaaaaataataaggaGCGTGAATTGACTGGTGATGAAGTTTTCATTGATTTAGAATATAAAGGTGTTGGAGGAGAATCAGAAGGAGAGCCTGGTATGTGGATGTATAATCAATTACCAATTAAAGGTAGTATTGAACAATTTGACCCAAAGTTTGTATCTGCCTATTGTTATGATTTAAAGACTAATACTTTGGTCACATATGATAACGTTGAATCAATGAATGTAAAAGGGCAATATGTTAAAGATAAAGGTCTTGCTGGTGGATTCATGTGGGAATCATGTGGTGACGTTCATGATAATCCAAAGAGATCCTTAATCACTGCTTTTACAAATGAATTAGGTAAGATTAAGAAGCAAGAGAGTAGTATCTTTCAAGATGAAAAaacttttgaattttacTTAGAAGAATTTGGTAATGAGGGATATTTAAGTGAAGCAATTGCcaaacttttaaataaagataaaatgtAA
- the DXO1 gene encoding Dxo1p (similar to Saccharomyces cerevisiae YDR370C; ancestral locus Anc_5.437), whose protein sequence is MTNLEDNFSKMSLDGNDKNSHNIHKLPVCSHSLPGKKYQGGSIRFNSFVKPSKTHFSDLYRTSKEVATYHLGNLNINTDPTIEHTKGVPCLKDDICQIAGKSLLDSKKYKAKYIGADLFKDYEKYHAMEKEPLHDPISCFKYIQYYDKKHANEKKKYGMDKEFVIITSRHHINDLVLAPFKKISDPEVSVLLTYLGDNRILLSQDYAHEPPDWRENKQFYNSMRKIVNSGFAFEDLVIKDYTSSKLTPSLEEQQKKDPSITNNYFSVVENDISPKLTILLRSEMDGYNPLTNSYTELKCFTRLNMGSPFHRQKLLKTWVQIGQLPNSDLLVGSRDTQTGLLNDITWFSRDDLVTKCDSYYSPRLRFHQNTTPTNASAWYYHVLSAITSLTRDYLKKTPKAPSSVPVPFRLIVEKNRTITLLPLKKVPASVPIPDFYYKINVTESESSSPSTKR, encoded by the coding sequence ATGACGAATTTGGAAGATAATTTCAGCAAAATGTCATTAGATGGCAATGACAAGAATTCTCACAATATTCACAAGCTACCTGTATGTTCTCACTCTTTGcctggaaaaaaatatcaaggCGGTTCAATAAGATTTAATTCCTTTGTTAAGCCAAGCAAAACTCACTTTTCAGATCTTTATAGAACCAGTAAAGAGGTTGCGACTTATCATCTTGgtaatttgaatataaatacaGATCCTACAATTGAACATACAAAAGGGGTTCCATGTCTAAAAGATGATATTTGTCAAATTGCTGGTAAGTCACTGTTAGATtcgaaaaaatataaagcaAAATATATTGGGGCAGATctttttaaagattatgaaaaatatcatgCAATGGAAAAAGAACCATTACATGATCCAATTAGttgtttcaaatatatacaatatTATGACAAGAAACATGCTAAtgaaaagaagaaatatgGGATGGATAAAGAATTTGTGATTATTACATCAAGACATCACATTAATGACTTAGTCTTGGCACcatttaagaaaatatctGATCCAGAAGTCTCTGTACTACTAACATATCTGGGTGATAATAGAATCTTATTGTCTCAAGACTATGCTCATGAGCCTCCTGATTGGAGGGAAAACAAACAGTTCTACAACAGTATGAGAAAAATTGTCAATTCAGGGTTTGCCTTTGAAGATTTAGTTATTAAAGATTACACATCTTCGAAGTTAACACCATCACTAGAAGAACAACAGAAAAAGGATCCAAGCATTAccaataattatttttcgGTCGTTGAGAATGATATTTCTCCAAAATTAACGATCTTATTACGTTCTGAAATGGACGGCTATAACCCATTAACCAATTCTTACACTGAATTGAAATGTTTTACCAGGTTGAATATGGGTAGTCCATTTCATAGACAAAAACTCTTAAAGACCTGGGTTCAAATTGGACAATTACCAAATTCAGATCTATTAGTAGGCTCAAGAGACACTCAGACAGGACTGCTGAATGATATTACATGGTTCTCCAGGGATGATCTAGTGACTAAATGCGATTCTTATTATTCTCCTAGATTGAGATTCCATCAAAATACTACTCCTACAAATGCCTCAGCTTGGTACTATCATGTCTTAAGCGCAATCACCTCACTGACAAGAGactatttaaagaaaaccCCCAAAGCTCCTTCATCCGTACCCGTACCTTTCAGATTGATTGTAGAGAAGAATAGAACTATTACTTTACTGcctttaaaaaaagttccTGCTTCTGTTCCAATACCTGATTTTTACTATAAAATAAACGTTACAGAATCTGAGTCCTCTTCCCCTTCTACAAAACGATAA
- the TBLA0A02810 gene encoding uncharacterized protein (ancestral locus Anc_5.436), producing the protein MTEYISLDTNKRTPSNDLNSTKPLYISKVTITSSNEDLFVSDSFLKSLLNPVLSTPLQNLKTTLQTFENIEDKLYQTDLFEDVKISLDTNQATSSKIKTLFDDISVYDIKVDSPIPITANIFIKPNKPLVDPNYTWTISNNKSIFSWSKNWINSLNRADQHYINASATYDLDSTKWKNFKFDGLSTYPLVPFTSVKSVSGISLFKPLQQSKDYIQYLVESGFRKDMRFPEEVGVKSSNLYTGLAINGAIKDEGNNNCLVLNKTILENMQIYKKTSILSKFSTDSRIFVKGIPRYGSYFNIYYEYVLNGLNDSKKLSPELLHLSNVSRFGINFEKYFTLFQDAILCSLLVRTGTSIKPSINMFNWETKRREANEFPVPSYLEERPHEKNDGIAFYNVCLNASVPLFSKCKFSPLRFQNSIQLERYNNCCPHKQRKPDITGTLGLVYKSESAYFDIGYTLPIGKIAGHDTKAGFAMNASISFL; encoded by the coding sequence ATGACGGAATATATATCATTAGATACAAATAAGAGGACTCCATCTAATGATCTCAATTCAACCAAGCCACTATATATATCCAAAGTGACTATAACAAGCAGCAATGAAGATTTGTTCGTGTCagattcatttttaaaatcattgTTGAATCCAGTCCTATCAACCCCTTTGCAGAATTTGAAAACTACCCTTCAAACATTTGAAAACATCGAGGACAAACTTTACCAAACAGACCTTTTTGAAGATGTCAAGATTTCGCTAGATACAAATCAAGCAACTTCCTCCAAGATTAAGACATTGTTTGATGATATTTCAGTGTATGATATAAAAGTAGACTCTCCTATTCCAATTACAGCaaacatttttatcaaGCCAAATAAGCCACTTGTTGACCCAAATTATACTTGGactatttcaaataacaaGAGTATCTTCTCATGGTCTAAAAATTGGATTAATTCCTTAAACAGAGCTGATCAACATTACATAAACGCTTCTGCAACATATGATCTAGATTCTACTAAATGgaagaattttaaatttgatggTCTTTCGACTTACCCATTGGTTCCATTTACCTCTGTTAAATCAGTATCTGGGATATCTCTTTTCAAGCCTTTGCAGCAATCTAAAGATTATATTCAATACCTTGTAGAATCAGGGTTTAGAAAGGATATGAGATTCCCAGAGGAAGTTGGGGTTAAGAGTTCCAACCTATATACAGGGTTGGCTATCAATGGTGCTATTAAAGATGaaggaaataataattgcttagtattaaataaaacaattttggaaaatatgcagatatataaaaaaaccAGTATATTATCAAAGTTTTCTACCGATAGTAGAATATTTGTGAAAGGTATACCAAGATATGGTTcttatttcaatatttattacGAATATGTTCTCAATGGGCTTaatgattcaaaaaaattgtcACCAGAGTTATTACACTTGTCAAATGTTAGTAGATTTGGTATAAATTTCGAAAAATACTTCACATTATTCCAAGATGCAATACTATGCTCCTTATTAGTTAGAACAGGGACTTCAATTAAGCCATCGATAAACATGTTTAATTGGGAAACAAAACGTAGAGAAGCTAATGAATTTCCAGTCCCATCATATTTGGAAGAAAGACCtcatgaaaaaaatgatggtATTGCATTCTATAACGTGTGTTTAAATGCATCTGTACCATTATTCTCTAAATGTAAATTTTCTCCCTTAAGATTTCAAAACTCTATACAACTAGAAAGATACAACAATTGCTGTCCACATAAGCAACGTAAACCAGATATTACCGGAACTCTAGGGCTTGTTTATAAATCTGAATCAGCCTATTTTGATATAGGTTACACTTTACCAATTGGTAAAATAGCAGGGCATGATACAAAAGCAGGCTTTGCAAT